The following nucleotide sequence is from Alphaproteobacteria bacterium.
TGGCGAAATCGGTGCCGCCCGGCGAATCCTCGGTCGACAAGGCGCGGCGCAGCAACAAATTGATGCAGTACAGAATTATTCTGCAGGCGATCGCGGTGGCGTTGTTTATGTTAATGCTGGCCTTGCGCGGTTAGCGGACCAGGCCCAAACTTTTATATTCCGCCAGAACCGTTGCCCACGATTTGGGACTTATTTGAATATGGACATCCGTTTGCGCCTGATCGTAAGCGGTTTTCAATAAAGTTCGGAACTTTTTTGGATTGGGCGTTGTTGTGATGCAGGTATGAATGGCCGACAGCATATCGCTGGCATAAGCCTGATCGGAATCGGAATATCGTCCCTGCGCCACTTTTCTGGAAATTACAATATATCGCGCAACAAGATCTTTGAAGCATGTCCAAGATGCATCGCCGTCGGTTTCTATGGACAGCATCAACTCCATGGCGTCAGTATTTTCTACAAATTGATTCTCTGAAAGTT
It contains:
- a CDS encoding twin transmembrane helix small protein, with translation MEPTIFQTYTPFLVIAAIIATAAILIYGILQMAKSVPPGESSVDKARRSNKLMQYRIILQAIAVALFMLMLALRG